One segment of Nitrospirota bacterium DNA contains the following:
- a CDS encoding murein transglycosylase domain-containing protein, whose protein sequence is MRPSTSLTTLLIATLAFATAGCETTDRILTTAEQIAKGRTGQTIIDLAEGKDPAQIARQRLDQYARDPEALLRDLRAAQKDFEAILTALGVNVGKTWGKEEVKLPEQKKYVKYTQNYKSRAIVDFDAGEILVETLDEQDPQRSLKNALVTTILTPEDPRAVDLFSDKEIVLTGDKMPYLYGLVLDQQRKPVRTPAEAEPFASYLLEKKSATRVIDQEGTKKTAHYVKIPMVSNLAVKQADKYRALVHQFAEQYRISPSLVFAVIRTESNFNPYAVSSAPAYGLMQLVPTSGGREAYRKAKGKDVSPSREYLFDPANNVELGSAYLNVLMFNQLESVTHNVSREYCVIAAYNTGPSNVFRTFSRNRTEAVNQINSLQPSGVYDQLRKKLPYEETRHYLEKVTGYRKAFISSSENPGH, encoded by the coding sequence ATGCGCCCATCAACCTCGCTCACCACATTGCTCATCGCCACCCTTGCCTTCGCCACAGCAGGCTGTGAGACAACCGACCGGATCCTCACAACCGCGGAGCAAATCGCGAAAGGCCGGACCGGCCAGACCATCATCGATCTTGCCGAGGGAAAAGACCCGGCACAGATCGCCAGGCAACGTCTCGACCAATACGCGCGCGATCCTGAAGCGCTGCTCCGAGATCTGCGCGCCGCACAGAAAGACTTTGAAGCCATTCTCACCGCCCTCGGGGTGAACGTCGGAAAGACCTGGGGAAAAGAGGAGGTCAAACTCCCCGAACAGAAGAAATATGTGAAGTACACGCAGAACTACAAAAGCCGGGCGATCGTCGACTTTGACGCGGGCGAGATCCTGGTCGAGACGCTGGACGAGCAGGATCCCCAACGCAGTCTCAAGAATGCCCTGGTCACAACGATCCTGACGCCGGAAGATCCCCGCGCAGTCGATTTATTTTCCGACAAAGAAATCGTCCTCACCGGCGACAAAATGCCCTACTTGTACGGCCTTGTTCTCGATCAGCAACGTAAACCGGTGCGCACGCCGGCAGAGGCCGAGCCCTTTGCCTCCTACCTTCTTGAAAAGAAATCTGCGACGCGGGTGATCGACCAGGAGGGAACCAAGAAAACCGCCCACTACGTCAAGATCCCTATGGTGTCCAATCTCGCCGTGAAGCAGGCGGACAAGTACCGAGCGCTGGTACACCAATTCGCCGAACAATACCGCATCAGCCCGAGCCTGGTCTTCGCCGTCATCCGCACCGAGAGCAACTTCAACCCCTATGCCGTCAGCTCAGCCCCGGCCTACGGACTCATGCAACTGGTCCCCACCAGCGGCGGACGAGAAGCCTACCGGAAGGCCAAAGGCAAGGACGTCTCGCCTTCGCGGGAATACCTGTTCGATCCCGCCAACAACGTCGAGCTAGGGAGCGCCTATTTAAATGTCTTGATGTTCAACCAACTGGAGAGTGTGACGCACAATGTCTCACGGGAATACTGTGTGATTGCAGCCTACAATACTGGGCCGAGCAACGTCTTCCGCACGTTTTCGCGAAACCGGACTGAAGCCGTCAACCAAATCAACAGCCTCCAGCCATCCGGCGTCTATGACCAGTTGCGCAAAAAGCTGCCCTACGAAGAGACCCGCCACTACTTAGAGAAAGTCACCGGCTATCGCAAGGCCTTCATCAGCTCGTCGGAAAACCCCGGCCACTAA
- a CDS encoding ArsI/CadI family heavy metal resistance metalloenzyme, which produces MRPHLSLDVRNVPASVEFYRKVFGVAPQKQTTDYAKFDLREPALNFSLVSSPEKVSRVNHLGIEVESVDEIAMWKQRLQEQGILGKVEEGIACCFARQDKLWFTDPDGNVWEVFTVLEQLEVTGPLKNTGCCVPKSNGAARSAACTAS; this is translated from the coding sequence ATGAGACCTCACCTGTCTCTCGATGTGCGCAACGTGCCTGCTTCGGTTGAGTTCTATCGGAAGGTTTTCGGTGTGGCGCCGCAGAAACAGACGACGGACTATGCCAAGTTCGATCTGAGGGAGCCGGCCCTGAATTTCTCGCTGGTGTCATCTCCAGAGAAGGTCAGTAGGGTGAACCATCTTGGCATCGAAGTCGAATCGGTTGATGAGATCGCGATGTGGAAACAACGGCTGCAAGAACAGGGCATTTTGGGAAAGGTTGAAGAGGGCATCGCCTGTTGCTTCGCGCGGCAGGACAAACTCTGGTTTACGGACCCAGACGGCAACGTGTGGGAGGTCTTCACCGTACTTGAGCAGTTAGAGGTGACAGGGCCACTGAAAAATACCGGCTGTTGTGTGCCGAAGAGCAACGGAGCGGCCAGGTCTGCTGCTTGCACGGCTTCATAA
- a CDS encoding response regulator, which translates to MSILIVDDFEEQRDMLAATLQAAGYRSLLFAESAAKALEYLGIGADGRSSARVDVVLMDLLMPDMDGLEACRRIRSEERFEHLPVIVVTAQTDASDLTAAYTAGATDYIRKPVIPAELVARVSMAMTLKEEYDNREERERELDAKTKELGRTVQELKTLRGTLCLCAKCKRVRTSGGLWLRLEDYLEEKLNAKITSGVCTRCGG; encoded by the coding sequence ATGAGTATCCTGATCGTCGATGATTTTGAAGAGCAGCGCGACATGCTGGCGGCCACGCTACAGGCTGCAGGCTATCGATCGTTGTTGTTTGCGGAGTCGGCCGCGAAGGCATTGGAGTATTTGGGTATCGGCGCCGATGGCCGTTCCTCCGCTCGAGTCGACGTCGTGCTGATGGATCTCTTGATGCCCGATATGGATGGGCTGGAGGCCTGCCGGCGCATCAGGTCGGAAGAGCGGTTCGAACATCTGCCTGTGATTGTGGTGACGGCACAAACAGATGCGTCTGATCTGACTGCTGCGTACACGGCCGGTGCGACGGATTACATCAGAAAACCGGTGATTCCAGCAGAGTTGGTGGCGCGTGTCTCGATGGCGATGACCTTGAAGGAGGAATACGATAACCGGGAAGAGCGCGAGCGCGAACTTGATGCCAAGACGAAGGAGTTGGGCCGGACTGTGCAAGAACTGAAAACGCTTCGAGGGACCCTCTGCCTTTGCGCCAAGTGCAAACGAGTTCGGACGAGCGGCGGGCTCTGGCTACGACTTGAGGACTATCTGGAAGAAAAGCTCAATGCCAAGATTACGTCAGGAGTCTGCACTCGTTGCGGAGGATAA
- a CDS encoding PAS domain S-box protein, which translates to MPNLELMTHPWFVRLKPVVPAFVWVTTIGTFLLDLYVPLGFAPWVFYFFLAFVVSRFYPSRVLLLSTLLWSVLVLSGAVLLVKAGDPTAGVFNRAVGVGTLWLMAGLLYLDSRSLRARLEAESRIHAIVEGALDAVVTMDERGLVVEWNPQAEVAFGFTRAEAVGVTLAELIIPVQYRAAHAAGMQRYLKTGQEAILRRRIEITALRKSGEEFPVELTVIPLRLGEQMFFSSFIRDISERKRGEDALRQTTAFIESMFEHLPNMVFVKDAKDLRFVRLNKAGEELLGYSRSDLLGKNDYDFFSKEEADFFTAKDREALSGGTLVNIPEETIQSRAKGLRLLHTKKIPICDSLGTPQYLLGISEDITESKEIEVALVKARLAAEEASQAKSDFLANMSHEMRTPLNAIIGLTDFLLRTPLSSDQADLLKRCEKAGSGLLRMIEDLLQAAKVDSGTLELVQEPFALRELVEDTVGLLTKKAQAKGLALSLSTDPGLPALVLGDALRLQQVLLNLIGNAVKFTAEGGVEVRVGPVPDSPDGGTVRFVVADTGIGIPPEQHEKIFDRFLQVDSRASRSYGGVGLGLAICQQLVGLMGGRILVESKPALGSTFTVIVRFEVVTENQPQRVLSEREALPVQMATAGGQVPGERGLKILLAEDCVESQDLMALYLRGTPHRMDRAASGTGVVERYQTGGYDLVFMDLQMPGMDGYAATRAIRAWEETQGRPRVPIVALTANADGEAQRNSLLAGCTDFVTKPVKVATILDVIQRYMVAPRKETVSGPSEGPRAGKEDTFEQSLQALRPKFVRNRQQDVTILQSAIVAQNADTIRTIGHRIKGLAGSYGLDTIGLIGSALEAAALDHDFERVTVEVQRLVAALREAEGACSEAGDGIFHL; encoded by the coding sequence ATGCCGAACCTTGAACTGATGACTCATCCGTGGTTTGTCAGGCTGAAGCCTGTAGTTCCGGCATTTGTCTGGGTCACCACCATCGGCACCTTTCTCCTCGATCTCTACGTCCCGCTTGGTTTTGCTCCCTGGGTTTTCTACTTCTTTCTGGCATTCGTGGTGTCACGGTTCTATCCCTCGCGGGTGCTGCTTCTCTCCACGCTGCTCTGGTCGGTCTTGGTCTTGAGTGGCGCGGTCTTATTGGTGAAGGCAGGAGATCCGACTGCGGGTGTCTTTAATCGGGCGGTCGGTGTGGGGACTCTCTGGTTGATGGCGGGTCTGCTGTATCTCGATAGCCGATCGTTGCGTGCCCGGCTCGAAGCGGAGTCGCGGATCCACGCGATCGTAGAAGGCGCCTTGGATGCCGTCGTCACGATGGACGAACGCGGCCTGGTCGTCGAGTGGAACCCGCAAGCGGAAGTGGCGTTTGGGTTTACGCGGGCGGAAGCTGTGGGTGTGACTCTGGCGGAACTGATTATCCCGGTGCAATATCGCGCAGCCCATGCCGCAGGGATGCAGCGATATCTCAAGACGGGACAGGAAGCGATTCTCAGACGGCGGATTGAAATTACGGCCCTCCGAAAAAGCGGCGAGGAGTTTCCTGTTGAGCTCACCGTGATCCCTCTGCGCCTCGGCGAGCAGATGTTCTTCTCGTCGTTCATTCGCGACATTAGCGAGAGAAAACGAGGGGAGGATGCGCTTCGGCAGACCACGGCGTTCATCGAATCCATGTTCGAGCATTTGCCGAATATGGTGTTCGTCAAGGACGCCAAGGATCTTCGTTTTGTGCGATTGAATAAGGCCGGCGAAGAATTGCTCGGTTATTCCCGATCGGACCTTCTGGGCAAGAATGACTACGATTTCTTCTCCAAAGAAGAGGCCGACTTTTTTACGGCGAAAGATCGTGAAGCGTTGTCAGGCGGTACGCTGGTCAATATTCCCGAAGAGACCATTCAGAGCAGGGCCAAAGGCCTGCGCCTGCTCCATACGAAGAAAATTCCGATCTGTGACTCCCTCGGCACGCCACAATATCTGCTAGGTATCTCGGAGGACATTACTGAAAGCAAAGAGATCGAGGTCGCGCTTGTGAAAGCCCGGTTAGCGGCTGAAGAAGCCAGTCAAGCCAAGAGTGATTTTCTCGCGAATATGAGCCATGAGATGCGGACGCCGTTGAACGCGATCATCGGCCTGACGGATTTTCTGCTCCGGACTCCGCTCTCGTCCGATCAGGCCGATCTCTTGAAGCGGTGCGAGAAGGCCGGTTCCGGCTTGCTCCGCATGATTGAAGATCTTCTGCAGGCGGCCAAAGTGGATTCCGGCACGCTGGAGTTGGTGCAAGAGCCGTTTGCGCTTCGAGAACTGGTCGAGGATACCGTAGGGCTCTTGACCAAGAAAGCCCAGGCGAAGGGGCTGGCTCTTTCGTTGTCCACCGATCCAGGTCTTCCGGCACTCGTTCTGGGAGACGCCCTGCGTCTCCAGCAAGTCTTGCTCAACCTCATCGGGAATGCCGTCAAATTTACGGCAGAGGGGGGCGTGGAGGTCCGAGTCGGGCCGGTGCCTGATTCGCCGGACGGAGGCACCGTGCGATTTGTGGTGGCAGATACCGGAATCGGCATTCCTCCCGAGCAGCACGAAAAGATCTTTGATCGGTTTTTGCAAGTCGATTCCCGCGCAAGCCGGTCCTATGGTGGAGTCGGTTTGGGGCTTGCCATCTGTCAGCAACTCGTTGGCCTGATGGGAGGACGTATTCTGGTCGAGAGCAAGCCTGCGCTGGGCAGCACCTTTACGGTAATTGTTCGGTTTGAGGTGGTGACGGAGAATCAGCCGCAGCGAGTCCTGTCCGAGCGAGAGGCCCTGCCAGTCCAGATGGCGACAGCAGGCGGTCAGGTTCCGGGTGAGAGAGGCTTGAAGATCCTCCTCGCTGAGGATTGCGTGGAGTCTCAAGATTTGATGGCGCTGTATCTTCGCGGGACTCCCCACAGGATGGATCGCGCCGCCAGCGGCACCGGCGTTGTCGAACGATATCAGACGGGCGGATACGATCTCGTGTTCATGGACCTCCAAATGCCCGGCATGGATGGGTATGCGGCGACGCGAGCCATTCGGGCTTGGGAGGAGACGCAGGGCCGGCCCCGGGTTCCGATCGTGGCGTTGACCGCGAATGCCGATGGCGAGGCGCAACGGAACAGTTTGCTGGCCGGTTGTACCGACTTTGTGACGAAACCCGTCAAGGTCGCGACGATTCTCGATGTGATCCAGCGATACATGGTTGCGCCGAGGAAAGAGACCGTATCCGGTCCGAGTGAGGGCCCGCGAGCCGGAAAAGAGGATACGTTCGAGCAGAGCCTGCAGGCGCTTCGTCCAAAATTCGTGCGTAATCGGCAGCAGGATGTGACGATCCTCCAATCCGCGATCGTCGCGCAGAATGCCGATACGATTCGAACAATCGGCCATCGCATTAAGGGGCTTGCGGGTTCGTACGGGTTAGACACGATAGGATTGATCGGCAGCGCCCTTGAGGCGGCTGCCCTCGATCATGACTTCGAGCGAGTGACCGTGGAAGTGCAGCGGTTGGTTGCGGCGCTCCGGGAGGCTGAAGGGGCCTGTTCGGAAGCGGGTGACGGCATATTCCACTTGTAA
- the sigZ gene encoding RNA polymerase sigma factor SigZ, whose translation MSMMPDSQHIWGEVQRGLHGFIRKRVTDEAAVEDLSQEVFIRMQRGLGGLKDHSRLLPWIYRIARHAIIDYYRVQDKQPERPVGLASDLETLYPVSLSVRSSEDSGQLRRELAGCLRPMIERLSEDYRQAVTLVEVEGLTQQAAATRLGLSLSGMKSRVQRGRKLLKQMLDDCCLIHLDCRREVIDYEVRGAGGDPCGGSTD comes from the coding sequence ATGAGCATGATGCCGGACAGTCAGCATATCTGGGGCGAGGTCCAACGCGGGCTGCACGGTTTCATTCGGAAACGTGTGACCGATGAGGCGGCAGTCGAAGATCTTTCGCAGGAGGTCTTCATCCGGATGCAGCGAGGGCTTGGGGGGCTCAAGGATCACAGTCGTCTGCTGCCGTGGATCTATCGGATTGCGCGGCATGCGATCATTGATTATTACCGTGTGCAAGACAAGCAACCTGAGCGGCCGGTCGGCCTCGCGAGCGACCTTGAGACGTTGTATCCTGTGTCCCTGTCTGTGAGATCGTCTGAGGATTCCGGTCAACTCCGCAGGGAGTTGGCCGGCTGTCTCCGTCCTATGATCGAGCGGTTGTCGGAGGACTATCGGCAGGCGGTTACCTTGGTTGAGGTGGAGGGCCTTACCCAGCAGGCTGCAGCAACGCGCTTAGGTCTTTCGTTGTCTGGAATGAAGTCACGTGTGCAGCGAGGGCGGAAATTGCTCAAACAGATGCTGGATGACTGTTGTTTGATCCATTTGGATTGCCGCCGCGAGGTAATTGACTATGAGGTGCGCGGTGCCGGCGGTGATCCTTGTGGTGGATCGACGGACTAG
- a CDS encoding ABC-F family ATP-binding cassette domain-containing protein, whose amino-acid sequence MPPIILLSCQSISKTYGVKPLFSDLSVGLAEGDHVGLVGPNGSGKSTLLKIMAGLEEPDEGTRSVRRQLRIGYVPQEPLFDGAHTIEEVLAQVLIDEGLDPHEHSGRTSAALSLGEFPSADQATAALSGGWKKRLAIVRSLMLEPDVLLMDEPTNHLDVEGILWLERLLRAEARAFLVVSHDRRFLEAVTSRMIEINRSYPNGAFEAKGNYSDFLEQRDAALHAQANYEASLANRVRREVEWLRRGPKARTTKAKSRIDSAGRLIEELNSADARKDQGTAGINFTSSGRRSKQLVEATQLCKSLGGRPIVTNLDLLLGPGQRIGLLGPNGSGKSTLLKLVAGTMKPDAGTVTRADKLRVVTFEQHRESLDQSSSLRRALAPHGDSVVYQDREVHLVSWAKRFLFRAEQLDLPVSRLSGGEQARLLIARLMLQPADLLILDEPTNDLDIPTLDVLEDSLVEFPGALMLVTHDRWLLDRVSTMLLALDGTGQTEWFADYAQWESAQERMREEQSRTATSRPSKASRAESDATPKAKKTGLSYREQKEWAKMEQRILQAEETIATCQAAVEDPAIASNAAALQERSAALDAAKTAAERLYARWTELEGKQTESAGQPQA is encoded by the coding sequence ATGCCACCAATAATTCTCTTGAGCTGCCAGTCCATCAGCAAAACCTACGGCGTGAAACCGCTGTTCTCCGATCTCTCGGTCGGGCTAGCCGAAGGCGATCATGTCGGGTTGGTCGGGCCCAACGGCTCCGGCAAATCGACCTTGCTCAAGATCATGGCCGGACTCGAAGAACCGGATGAGGGCACCAGATCGGTGCGCAGGCAACTCCGCATCGGCTATGTGCCGCAAGAACCGTTATTTGACGGAGCCCATACGATCGAAGAAGTGCTCGCACAGGTCCTGATCGACGAAGGTCTGGACCCCCATGAACATAGCGGCCGCACGTCCGCGGCCCTCAGTCTGGGAGAGTTTCCTTCAGCCGACCAGGCCACCGCCGCACTCTCAGGAGGATGGAAAAAACGCCTCGCCATCGTCCGCTCGCTGATGCTGGAGCCGGATGTCCTTCTGATGGACGAGCCGACCAACCATCTCGATGTCGAAGGGATCCTCTGGCTGGAACGCTTGTTACGGGCCGAAGCCCGCGCCTTTCTCGTCGTCAGCCACGATCGGCGTTTTCTGGAAGCCGTGACGTCGCGGATGATCGAGATCAATCGCAGCTACCCCAACGGGGCGTTCGAGGCCAAAGGCAACTACAGCGACTTTCTGGAGCAGCGGGATGCTGCGCTCCACGCACAAGCCAACTATGAAGCGTCATTGGCTAATCGAGTCCGGCGCGAAGTAGAGTGGCTCCGCCGCGGTCCCAAGGCCCGCACGACGAAAGCCAAATCGCGCATCGACTCAGCCGGTCGTTTGATCGAGGAACTGAACAGCGCCGACGCCCGGAAAGACCAGGGGACGGCCGGCATCAATTTCACCTCATCGGGACGCAGGTCGAAACAGTTGGTCGAAGCCACACAACTCTGCAAATCGCTTGGTGGAAGGCCGATCGTCACGAATCTCGACCTGCTGCTCGGACCGGGCCAGCGGATCGGATTGCTGGGTCCGAACGGAAGCGGAAAGAGCACGCTGCTGAAGCTGGTGGCGGGCACTATGAAGCCGGATGCAGGCACCGTCACCCGCGCAGACAAGCTGCGCGTCGTCACGTTTGAACAACACCGCGAATCGCTGGACCAATCCTCCTCGCTCCGGCGAGCCCTCGCCCCGCATGGCGACTCGGTGGTCTATCAAGACCGCGAGGTGCATCTCGTCTCCTGGGCGAAACGATTTCTTTTCCGGGCGGAACAGTTGGATCTCCCGGTCTCCCGCCTCTCCGGAGGCGAACAAGCGCGGCTACTCATCGCCAGGCTGATGCTCCAGCCAGCCGACCTCTTGATCCTCGACGAGCCGACGAACGACTTAGATATTCCGACGCTGGATGTGTTGGAAGACAGTCTGGTGGAGTTTCCAGGCGCCTTGATGCTGGTAACACACGACCGATGGCTCTTAGACCGCGTCTCCACTATGCTACTCGCACTGGACGGCACAGGCCAGACCGAATGGTTCGCCGACTATGCACAATGGGAATCTGCACAAGAGCGCATGAGGGAAGAGCAGAGTCGTACGGCGACGTCACGGCCATCCAAAGCATCCCGCGCCGAGTCTGACGCGACGCCAAAAGCCAAAAAGACAGGCCTGTCCTATCGGGAGCAAAAGGAATGGGCGAAGATGGAGCAGAGGATTCTCCAGGCCGAAGAGACCATCGCAACCTGTCAGGCCGCAGTGGAAGATCCCGCCATCGCCTCCAATGCCGCGGCGCTACAAGAACGATCCGCCGCACTGGACGCAGCGAAAACAGCAGCAGAACGGCTCTATGCACGCTGGACTGAGCTCGAAGGAAAACAGACGGAGTCGGCAGGCCAGCCCCAGGCCTGA